A part of Chitinimonas koreensis genomic DNA contains:
- a CDS encoding crotonase/enoyl-CoA hydratase family protein: MSLPHYSTLAVTLENHVAQITLNRPERANAMNEPMWRELGEAMRWLDEEPSARVAVIAGSGEHFCSGIDLTMLMAVQSHIQDECLGRQAEKLRRFIIGLQDSLSAIERCRKPVIAAIHGSCIGGGLDLVAACDLRYCTMDAVFCLKELDLGIVADVGVLQRLPKLIGDGRAREMAFTAREMKGEEAARIGLANGCLPDRDALLMEAMTVADAIAAKPPLTVRGLKENLNYSRDHTVEDGLRYVATWNAAMLISKDLEAAAMAHVMKQTPSFRD; this comes from the coding sequence ATGAGCCTGCCCCACTACAGCACCCTCGCCGTCACCCTGGAAAACCACGTCGCCCAGATCACGCTGAACCGGCCCGAACGCGCCAACGCGATGAACGAGCCGATGTGGCGCGAGCTCGGCGAGGCCATGCGCTGGCTCGACGAGGAGCCGAGCGCGCGGGTGGCGGTGATCGCCGGCAGCGGCGAGCATTTCTGCTCGGGCATCGACCTGACCATGCTGATGGCGGTGCAGAGCCACATCCAGGACGAATGCCTGGGCCGCCAGGCCGAGAAGCTGCGCCGTTTCATCATCGGCCTGCAGGACAGCCTCAGCGCGATCGAGCGCTGCCGCAAGCCGGTGATCGCGGCGATCCACGGCAGCTGCATCGGCGGAGGGCTCGACCTGGTGGCGGCCTGCGACCTGCGCTATTGCACGATGGATGCGGTGTTCTGCCTGAAGGAGCTCGATCTCGGCATCGTCGCCGACGTCGGCGTGCTGCAGCGGCTGCCCAAGTTGATCGGCGACGGCCGCGCGCGCGAGATGGCCTTCACCGCGCGCGAGATGAAGGGCGAGGAGGCGGCGCGCATCGGCCTGGCCAACGGCTGCCTGCCCGACCGCGATGCGCTGTTGATGGAGGCGATGACCGTCGCCGACGCGATCGCCGCCAAGCCGCCGCTGACGGTGCGCGGGCTCAAGGAGAACCTCAACTATTCGCGCGACCACACGGTCGAGGACGGCCTGCGCTACGTCGCCACCTGGAATGCGGCGATGCTGATCTCGAAGGATCTCGAGGCGGCGGCGATGGCGCACGTGATGAAGCAGACGCCGAGCTTCCGCGATTGA
- the metE gene encoding 5-methyltetrahydropteroyltriglutamate--homocysteine S-methyltransferase produces the protein MLTTHLLGFPRIGSQRELKFAVERFWRGELDEAGLAATGRELRLRHWEWQRAAGLRFVSVGDFSHYDQVLDTTVLLGALPARFGFDAATLDRARYFELARGNAAQPACEMTKWFDTNYHYLKPEYDAATRFDGGPQWLLDELREAKLAGFTPKLQLVGPLTLLKLARVQGLDPLALLARLVPAYVRLLKAALAEGSDWVQLDEPIAGLDLDEKWLAAFAPVYRELAAAHPRILLATYFSGVAERAELLRTLPVAGLHLDLARAPQQLAAFADWPAGKVLSLGIVDGRNVWKTDLDAALATLTPLHSKLGDALWLAPSCSLLHVPVDLEQEDGLALALRDGLAFARQKLDELSTLSRALCLGRSVCFQALEANRAALARFRGQAGRDDAAVAARLAALPELERGLAYPERAALQRTRLQLPLLPSTTIGSFPQTGEIRAKRAAFKRGELDEAGYRAAMQAEIAHAVARQEALGLDVLVHGEAERSDMVDYFAEQLAGVAVCRHGWVQSYGSRCVKPPVIWGDVSRPRAMTVEWTRYAQSLTAKPMKGMLTGPVTLVQWAFVRDDKPRAEVACQMALALRDEVAELDAAGIAAIQIDEPAFREGLPLRRADWPAYLDWAVTAFKLSAAGSRPETQVHTHMCYSEFEDVLPAIAAMDADVITIETSRSAMTLLDAFGVFAYPNEIGPGVYDIHSPRVPPVAEMTALLEKALAVIPAERLWVNPDCGLKTRGWPETEAALANMLEAARVVRRRLAEGGAASAAPALAGAQGAACGCGHPDE, from the coding sequence ATGTTGACCACCCACCTGCTCGGTTTCCCGCGCATCGGCAGCCAGCGCGAACTGAAGTTCGCGGTCGAACGCTTCTGGCGTGGCGAGCTGGACGAGGCCGGCCTGGCCGCCACCGGCCGCGAGCTGCGCCTGCGCCACTGGGAATGGCAGCGCGCCGCCGGGCTGCGCTTCGTCTCGGTCGGCGATTTCTCCCACTACGACCAGGTGCTCGATACCACCGTGCTGCTCGGCGCGCTGCCGGCGCGCTTCGGCTTCGACGCCGCCACGCTCGACCGCGCGCGCTACTTCGAGCTGGCGCGCGGCAACGCGGCGCAGCCGGCCTGCGAGATGACCAAGTGGTTCGACACCAACTACCACTACCTCAAGCCCGAATACGACGCCGCCACCCGCTTCGACGGCGGCCCGCAATGGCTGCTGGACGAGCTGCGCGAGGCCAAGCTGGCCGGCTTCACCCCCAAGCTGCAGCTGGTCGGCCCGCTGACCCTGCTCAAGCTGGCGCGCGTGCAGGGCCTCGACCCGCTGGCGCTGCTGGCGCGGCTGGTGCCGGCCTATGTGCGCCTGCTCAAGGCCGCGCTGGCCGAGGGCAGCGACTGGGTGCAGCTGGACGAGCCGATCGCCGGCCTCGATCTCGACGAGAAGTGGCTGGCAGCCTTCGCGCCGGTCTACCGCGAGCTGGCCGCGGCCCATCCGCGCATCCTCTTGGCGACCTATTTCAGCGGTGTGGCCGAACGCGCCGAACTGCTGCGCACCCTGCCGGTGGCCGGCCTGCACCTGGACCTGGCGCGCGCGCCGCAGCAGCTGGCCGCCTTCGCCGACTGGCCGGCCGGCAAGGTGCTGTCGCTCGGCATCGTCGACGGCCGCAACGTCTGGAAGACCGATCTCGACGCCGCGCTGGCGACGTTGACGCCACTGCACAGCAAGCTCGGCGACGCGCTGTGGCTGGCGCCGAGCTGCTCGCTCCTGCACGTGCCGGTCGATCTTGAACAGGAAGACGGCCTCGCGCTGGCGCTGCGCGACGGCCTGGCCTTCGCCCGCCAGAAGCTCGACGAGCTGTCCACGCTGTCGCGCGCGCTGTGCCTGGGCCGCAGCGTCTGCTTCCAGGCGCTCGAGGCCAACCGCGCCGCGCTGGCACGCTTCCGCGGCCAGGCCGGCCGCGACGACGCCGCGGTCGCCGCCCGGCTGGCCGCCCTGCCCGAACTCGAACGCGGCCTGGCCTACCCCGAGCGCGCCGCGCTGCAGCGCACCCGGCTGCAGCTGCCGCTGCTGCCGTCGACCACCATCGGCTCCTTCCCGCAGACCGGCGAGATCCGCGCCAAGCGCGCCGCCTTCAAGCGCGGCGAGCTCGATGAAGCCGGCTACCGCGCCGCGATGCAGGCCGAGATCGCTCACGCCGTGGCGCGGCAGGAGGCGCTGGGCCTGGACGTGCTGGTGCATGGCGAGGCCGAGCGCAGCGACATGGTCGACTACTTCGCCGAGCAGCTGGCCGGCGTGGCGGTCTGCCGCCACGGCTGGGTGCAGAGCTACGGCTCGCGCTGCGTCAAGCCGCCGGTGATCTGGGGCGACGTGAGCCGGCCGCGCGCGATGACGGTCGAGTGGACCCGCTACGCCCAGTCGCTGACCGCCAAGCCGATGAAGGGCATGCTGACCGGCCCGGTGACGCTGGTGCAATGGGCCTTCGTGCGCGACGACAAGCCGCGCGCCGAGGTAGCCTGCCAGATGGCGCTGGCGTTGCGCGACGAGGTGGCCGAGCTCGACGCCGCCGGCATCGCCGCGATCCAGATCGACGAGCCGGCCTTCCGCGAGGGCCTGCCGCTGCGGCGCGCCGACTGGCCGGCCTACCTGGACTGGGCGGTCACCGCCTTCAAGCTCAGCGCCGCCGGCAGCCGGCCGGAGACGCAGGTGCACACCCATATGTGCTATTCCGAATTCGAGGACGTGCTGCCGGCCATCGCGGCGATGGATGCCGACGTGATCACCATCGAGACCTCGCGCTCGGCGATGACGCTGCTCGACGCCTTCGGCGTGTTCGCCTATCCGAACGAGATCGGCCCCGGCGTCTACGACATCCACTCGCCGCGCGTGCCGCCGGTGGCCGAGATGACGGCGCTGCTGGAGAAGGCGCTGGCGGTGATCCCGGCCGAGCGGCTGTGGGTGAACCCGGACTGCGGCCTGAAGACGCGCGGCTGGCCGGAAACCGAAGCGGCGCTGGCCAATATGCTGGAAGCGGCGCGGGTGGTACGGCGACGGCTGGCCGAAGGCGGCGCGGCGAGCGCGGCGCCGGCCCTGGCGGGCGCCCAAGGCGCCGCTTGCGGCTGCGGCCATCCGGACGAGTGA
- a CDS encoding amino acid ABC transporter ATP-binding protein, with protein MISIKNVSKWYGSFQVLTDCQTEVSKGEVVVVCGPSGSGKSTLIKCVNALEPFQKGDIVVDGTSIADPKTNLPKLRSRVGMVFQHFELFPHLTITDNLTIAQQKVLGRGRDEAMDKGMKLLDRVGLKAHASKFPGQLSGGQQQRVAIARALAMDPIVMLFDEPTSALDPEMVNEVLDVMVQLAQEGMTMMCVTHEMGFARKVANRVIFMDRGHIEEDCTKEEFFGAPRGERAQQFLSKILQH; from the coding sequence ATGATTTCGATCAAGAACGTATCCAAGTGGTACGGCAGCTTCCAGGTGCTGACCGATTGCCAGACCGAAGTGAGCAAGGGCGAGGTGGTGGTGGTGTGCGGGCCGTCCGGCTCGGGCAAGTCCACCCTGATCAAGTGCGTCAACGCGCTCGAGCCGTTCCAGAAGGGCGACATCGTGGTCGACGGCACCTCGATCGCCGATCCGAAGACCAACCTGCCCAAGCTGCGCTCGCGCGTGGGCATGGTGTTCCAGCACTTCGAGCTGTTCCCGCACCTGACCATCACCGACAACCTGACCATCGCCCAGCAGAAGGTGCTCGGCCGCGGCCGCGACGAGGCGATGGACAAGGGCATGAAGCTGCTCGACCGGGTCGGCCTCAAGGCGCATGCCTCGAAGTTCCCCGGCCAGCTGTCGGGCGGCCAGCAGCAGCGCGTGGCGATCGCCCGCGCGCTGGCGATGGATCCGATCGTGATGCTGTTCGACGAACCGACCTCGGCGCTCGACCCGGAGATGGTCAACGAAGTGCTCGACGTGATGGTGCAGCTGGCCCAGGAAGGCATGACCATGATGTGCGTGACCCACGAGATGGGCTTCGCGCGCAAGGTCGCCAACCGGGTGATCTTCATGGACCGCGGCCATATCGAGGAAGACTGCACCAAGGAGGAATTCTTCGGCGCGCCGCGCGGCGAGCGGGCGCAGCAGTTCCTGTCCAAGATCCTGCAGCACTGA
- a CDS encoding amino acid ABC transporter permease: MGHYQWNWAIILEEVYGTGEYYYQWLITGLGWTVATALSAWVIALVLGSLIGTARTAPIKWLATLATAYVELFRNIPLIVQLFLWFFVLPEVVPERLGLWMKQDMPLPEFFTAMIGLGLFTAARVAEQVRTGILALSRGQKNAGLALGLTLPQTYRYVLLPMAFRIVIPPLTSEFMNVFKNSAVALAIGLTELTFQMRQITGEYAPANPIEVMTMVSAIYLVLAFSVNRLMAFIERRVQVPGYISGGK, translated from the coding sequence ATGGGTCATTACCAGTGGAACTGGGCCATCATCCTCGAAGAGGTATATGGCACCGGCGAGTACTACTATCAGTGGCTGATCACCGGCCTGGGCTGGACCGTCGCCACCGCGCTGTCGGCCTGGGTCATCGCGCTGGTGCTCGGGTCGCTGATCGGCACCGCGCGCACCGCGCCGATCAAGTGGCTGGCCACGCTGGCCACCGCCTACGTCGAGCTGTTCCGCAACATCCCGCTGATCGTGCAGCTGTTCCTGTGGTTCTTCGTGCTGCCCGAAGTCGTGCCCGAACGCCTGGGCCTGTGGATGAAGCAGGACATGCCGCTGCCCGAGTTCTTCACCGCCATGATCGGCCTGGGCCTGTTCACCGCCGCCCGGGTGGCCGAGCAGGTGCGCACCGGCATCCTGGCGCTGTCGCGCGGCCAGAAGAATGCTGGCCTCGCGCTCGGCCTCACGCTGCCGCAGACCTACCGCTACGTGCTGCTGCCGATGGCCTTCCGCATCGTCATCCCGCCGCTGACCTCGGAATTCATGAACGTGTTCAAGAACTCCGCCGTGGCGCTGGCGATCGGCCTGACCGAGCTGACCTTCCAGATGCGTCAGATCACCGGCGAATACGCGCCGGCCAACCCGATCGAGGTGATGACCATGGTCAGCGCGATCTACCTGGTGCTGGCCTTCTCGGTGAACCGCCTGATGGCCTTCATCGAACGCCGCGTGCAGGTGCCCGGCTACATCTCGGGAGGCAAATGA
- a CDS encoding amino acid ABC transporter permease, whose amino-acid sequence MQLDWSAIPRAADFLFEGFKYSLSLTAFAAVVGIVFGTLLAMARLSSIKPLNIAASIYVNLFRSVPLLLVIFWFYILVPLITGYDVGAERSAYVTFAIFEAAYFCEIMRAGIQSIPRGQVGAGQALGFTYGQNMRYVILPQAFRNVVPLLLTQTIILFQDTSLVYVVGATDLLGAADKIAHRDNTLVEMYLAVAVVYFVISFSLSRAVKALHARIAIIR is encoded by the coding sequence ATGCAACTCGATTGGTCCGCCATTCCCCGCGCCGCCGACTTCCTGTTCGAGGGCTTCAAGTATTCGCTGTCGCTGACGGCCTTCGCCGCGGTGGTCGGGATCGTGTTCGGCACGCTGCTGGCCATGGCCCGGCTGTCGAGCATCAAGCCGCTGAACATCGCCGCGTCGATCTACGTCAACCTGTTCCGCTCGGTGCCGCTCTTGCTGGTGATCTTCTGGTTCTACATCCTGGTGCCGCTGATCACCGGCTACGACGTCGGCGCCGAACGCTCGGCCTACGTCACCTTCGCGATCTTCGAGGCGGCCTACTTCTGCGAGATCATGCGCGCCGGCATCCAGTCGATCCCGCGCGGCCAGGTCGGCGCCGGCCAGGCGCTCGGCTTCACCTACGGCCAGAACATGCGCTACGTGATCCTGCCGCAGGCCTTCCGCAACGTGGTGCCGCTGCTGCTGACCCAGACCATCATCCTGTTCCAGGATACCTCGCTGGTCTACGTGGTCGGCGCCACCGATCTCCTGGGCGCCGCCGACAAGATCGCGCACCGCGACAACACGCTGGTCGAGATGTATCTCGCGGTCGCGGTCGTCTACTTCGTCATCAGTTTCTCGCTGTCGCGCGCCGTCAAGGCGTTGCACGCCAGAATCGCCATCATCCGGTAG
- a CDS encoding LysR family transcriptional regulator: MNSYLELRHLRTIAALVETGGVARAAERLNLTQSALSHQLKQLEEQFGLSLFERKSQPLKLTPAGHRLRALADEVLPRLADTVRDLGRIRDGAAGSLRIAVECHTCFDWLMPAMDEFRPRWPEVELDIVSGFHADPVGLIHQGEADLGIVSERDPDEPVHHFPLFRYEIVALLANDHALAGLPQLEAADFAAETLITYPVPDDMLDVVRQVLRPAGIAPKRRSSELTVAILQLVASRRGIAALPAWAVAPYLERQYVTARPITAQRLYGELYAAVPAGRAGLAYVEDFVDTVRATCASSLPGIELM, encoded by the coding sequence ATGAACAGTTATCTGGAACTGCGCCATCTGCGCACCATCGCCGCCCTGGTCGAGACCGGCGGCGTCGCCCGCGCCGCCGAGCGGCTCAACCTGACGCAGTCGGCGCTGTCGCACCAGCTCAAGCAGCTCGAGGAGCAGTTCGGCCTGAGCCTGTTCGAGCGCAAGTCGCAACCGCTGAAGCTGACGCCGGCCGGCCATCGGCTGCGCGCGCTGGCCGACGAGGTGCTGCCGCGGCTGGCCGACACCGTGCGCGATCTCGGCCGCATCCGCGACGGCGCGGCCGGCAGCCTGCGCATCGCGGTCGAGTGCCATACCTGCTTCGACTGGCTGATGCCGGCGATGGACGAATTCCGGCCGCGCTGGCCCGAGGTGGAGCTCGACATCGTGTCGGGCTTCCACGCCGACCCGGTCGGGCTGATCCACCAGGGCGAGGCCGATCTGGGCATCGTGTCCGAGCGCGACCCGGACGAGCCGGTGCACCACTTCCCGCTGTTCCGCTACGAGATCGTCGCCCTGCTGGCCAACGACCATGCGCTGGCCGGCCTGCCGCAGCTGGAGGCGGCCGACTTCGCGGCGGAGACGCTGATCACCTACCCGGTGCCCGACGACATGCTCGACGTGGTGCGCCAGGTGCTGCGTCCGGCCGGCATCGCGCCGAAGCGGCGCAGCTCGGAGCTGACGGTGGCGATCCTGCAGCTGGTGGCCAGCCGCCGCGGCATCGCCGCGCTGCCGGCCTGGGCGGTGGCGCCCTATCTCGAGCGCCAGTACGTGACGGCGCGGCCGATCACCGCGCAGCGGCTGTACGGCGAGCTGTACGCCGCGGTACCGGCCGGCCGCGCGGGGCTGGCCTATGTCGAGGATTTCGTCGATACCGTGCGGGCGACCTGCGCGAGCAGCCTGCCGGGAATCGAACTGATGTGA
- a CDS encoding DUF4442 domain-containing protein: protein MEKFSNAFSRIVAKFEKVPAPLRRWARSKALGSYVKFAGTAGIDFETISTEQVVCHIRNVSKNQNHIKGVHAAAMALLAETATGFALGMNLPDDKLPLLKSMKVEYKKRAQGDLKAVAALTAEQIGSVRTLEKGDVLVPVTVTDEAGNEPILCEMVWAWVPKKRN, encoded by the coding sequence ATGGAAAAATTCAGCAACGCCTTCAGCCGCATCGTCGCCAAGTTCGAGAAGGTGCCGGCGCCGCTGCGCCGCTGGGCGCGCTCCAAGGCGCTGGGCAGCTACGTGAAGTTCGCCGGCACCGCCGGCATCGATTTCGAGACCATCAGCACCGAGCAGGTGGTCTGCCATATCCGCAACGTCAGCAAGAACCAGAATCACATCAAGGGCGTGCACGCCGCGGCGATGGCGCTGCTGGCCGAGACCGCGACCGGCTTCGCGCTCGGCATGAACCTGCCCGACGACAAGCTGCCGCTGCTCAAGAGCATGAAGGTCGAGTACAAGAAGCGCGCCCAGGGCGACCTGAAGGCGGTAGCGGCGCTGACCGCCGAGCAGATCGGCAGCGTGCGCACGCTGGAGAAGGGCGACGTGCTGGTGCCGGTGACGGTGACCGACGAAGCCGGCAACGAGCCGATCCTGTGCGAGATGGTGTGGGCCTGGGTGCCCAAGAAGCGCAACTGA
- a CDS encoding site-specific recombinase, with protein sequence MTQDNPLETALRHLLPRAGDRSPEALAQLIAAIRPRRADDAGHAVNALRSLAFLLGRHADYRQALRGYLMTLIGTRRQLHLYTDVGILSNEGLWSAFRRRLGEKLLPSAVHDDYLKDVFGRVFPRRDDYLWVNAVPDEVWLELWQSLRFEEGDHARDGRNTRLELVEAAQVLSYRISAIGLEPELVRNHPAIERFESPFLTQNVALRDYLEAFKTALTDGGAAAEDDRQVRILLDQCDEIVAKVRKTAAHEGVSVSLTYLMVRLTQHLARLRLVLDLLDPAHAHDVPARAVSFFKTLVEADNRKTSLRDLFANNTDLLALQITEHAGRTGEHYVASNRREWSRMARSAMGAGFIVGFMALIKILLAKLKLAPLIEAFAFSMNYSLGFMLIHVLHFTIATKQPAMTAARIAAGIERQAKSGGDRLDAIAELIEAVARTQFIAILGNVLLAIPTAFAIALLAQYGLGQVWVTPEKAHALLHDLDPIHSLALPHAAIAGVCLFTAGLISGYYDNKAVYNRIPLRLMQLRWPRRLFGEARWKRVCTYIENNLGALAGNFFFGIMLGSMGTIGYLLGLPLDIRHITFSSANLAYAAVALDFQLDWQTWALSSAGIALIGLTNLAVSFSLALFVALRSRRIRFVDGRAVLGRLLRRFVRAPQRFFVPPRNGVAPAADTAGGKA encoded by the coding sequence ATGACCCAGGACAATCCGCTCGAAACCGCCCTGCGCCACCTGCTGCCGCGGGCCGGCGACCGCTCGCCCGAGGCGCTGGCGCAGCTGATCGCGGCGATCCGGCCGCGCCGTGCCGACGACGCCGGCCATGCGGTGAACGCGCTGCGCTCGCTGGCCTTCCTGCTCGGCCGCCACGCCGACTACCGCCAGGCGCTGCGCGGCTACCTGATGACGCTGATCGGCACGCGGCGCCAGCTGCACCTGTATACCGACGTCGGCATCCTGTCGAACGAGGGGCTGTGGAGCGCCTTCCGCCGCCGGCTGGGCGAGAAGCTGCTGCCCAGCGCGGTGCACGACGACTACCTGAAGGACGTGTTCGGCCGGGTGTTTCCGCGCCGCGACGATTACCTGTGGGTCAACGCGGTGCCCGACGAGGTCTGGCTCGAACTGTGGCAGTCGCTGCGCTTCGAGGAGGGCGACCATGCGCGCGACGGCCGCAATACCCGGCTGGAGCTGGTCGAGGCCGCCCAGGTGCTGTCCTACCGCATCTCGGCGATCGGGCTGGAGCCCGAACTGGTGCGCAACCACCCGGCGATCGAGCGTTTCGAATCGCCGTTCCTGACCCAGAACGTGGCATTGCGCGACTACCTCGAGGCGTTCAAGACCGCGCTGACCGACGGGGGCGCGGCGGCCGAGGACGACCGCCAGGTGCGCATCCTGCTCGACCAGTGCGACGAGATCGTCGCCAAGGTGCGCAAGACGGCTGCGCACGAGGGCGTCAGCGTCAGCCTGACCTACCTGATGGTGCGGCTGACCCAGCACCTGGCGCGGCTGCGGCTGGTGCTCGACCTGCTCGATCCGGCCCATGCGCACGACGTGCCGGCGCGGGCGGTGAGCTTCTTCAAGACCCTGGTCGAGGCCGACAACCGCAAGACCAGCCTGCGCGACCTGTTCGCCAACAACACCGATCTCTTGGCCTTGCAGATCACCGAGCATGCCGGCCGCACCGGCGAGCACTACGTCGCGTCCAATCGGCGCGAATGGAGCCGGATGGCGCGCTCGGCCATGGGCGCGGGCTTCATCGTCGGTTTCATGGCGCTGATCAAGATCCTGCTGGCCAAGCTCAAGCTGGCGCCGCTGATCGAGGCCTTCGCCTTCAGCATGAACTACTCGCTCGGCTTCATGCTGATCCACGTGCTGCACTTCACCATCGCCACCAAGCAGCCGGCCATGACCGCGGCCCGCATCGCGGCCGGCATCGAGCGCCAGGCCAAGAGCGGCGGCGACCGGCTCGACGCGATCGCCGAGCTGATCGAGGCGGTGGCGCGCACCCAGTTCATCGCCATCCTCGGCAACGTGCTGCTGGCGATTCCGACCGCGTTCGCCATCGCGCTGCTGGCCCAATACGGGCTCGGCCAGGTCTGGGTCACGCCGGAGAAGGCCCATGCGCTGCTGCACGATCTCGACCCGATCCACAGCCTGGCGCTGCCGCATGCGGCGATCGCCGGTGTCTGCCTGTTCACGGCCGGGCTGATCTCGGGCTATTACGACAACAAGGCGGTCTACAACCGCATCCCGCTGCGGCTGATGCAATTGCGCTGGCCGCGCCGGCTGTTCGGCGAGGCGCGCTGGAAGCGCGTCTGCACCTATATCGAGAACAACCTCGGCGCGCTGGCCGGTAACTTCTTCTTCGGCATCATGCTCGGCTCGATGGGCACCATCGGCTATCTGCTCGGCCTGCCGCTGGACATCCGCCACATCACTTTCTCCTCGGCCAACCTGGCCTACGCTGCGGTGGCGCTCGACTTCCAGCTCGACTGGCAGACCTGGGCGCTGTCCTCGGCCGGCATCGCGCTGATCGGGCTGACCAACCTGGCGGTCAGCTTCAGCCTGGCGCTGTTCGTGGCGCTGCGCTCGCGCCGCATCCGCTTCGTCGACGGCCGCGCGGTGCTGGGCCGGCTGCTGCGCCGCTTCGTGCGCGCGCCGCAGCGCTTCTTCGTGCCGCCGCGCAACGGGGTGGCGCCGGCGGCGGATACCGCGGGCGGCAAGGCGTAA
- a CDS encoding TetR/AcrR family transcriptional regulator produces MNDTAKRILDLAEALWLERGFNGFSYQHLAGPLGMRNAAIHYHFATKADLGVALVARFRRRLQRSAEQVASTVHDPWLKLEWYVDLLTLDYADAERICPTGMLAAEWATLPEPVRDEAAAFMRELYDWCVGVLREGVSGGHFRFVGSCEDKAAALLATLQGALQVARFEPAWLEAIKKQVRLELGAR; encoded by the coding sequence ATGAACGACACCGCCAAACGCATTCTCGACCTGGCCGAGGCGCTGTGGCTGGAGCGTGGTTTCAATGGCTTCAGCTACCAGCATCTGGCCGGGCCGCTGGGCATGCGCAACGCCGCCATCCACTACCACTTCGCCACCAAGGCCGACCTGGGCGTGGCGCTGGTGGCGCGGTTCCGGCGCCGGCTGCAGCGTTCGGCCGAGCAGGTGGCCAGCACGGTGCACGATCCCTGGCTCAAGCTCGAGTGGTATGTCGATCTGCTGACGCTCGACTACGCCGACGCCGAGCGCATCTGCCCGACCGGCATGCTGGCCGCCGAATGGGCCACGCTGCCCGAGCCGGTGCGCGACGAAGCGGCCGCCTTCATGCGCGAGCTGTACGACTGGTGCGTCGGCGTGCTGCGCGAAGGCGTGAGCGGCGGCCATTTCCGCTTCGTCGGCAGCTGCGAGGACAAGGCCGCCGCGCTGCTGGCGACGCTGCAGGGCGCCTTGCAGGTGGCGCGCTTCGAGCCGGCCTGGCTCGAGGCGATCAAGAAACAGGTCCGGCTCGAACTGGGCGCGCGCTAG